In Ovis canadensis isolate MfBH-ARS-UI-01 breed Bighorn chromosome 3, ARS-UI_OviCan_v2, whole genome shotgun sequence, one DNA window encodes the following:
- the LOC138438302 gene encoding olfactory receptor 9K2-like yields MGDKGGDNHSEVTDFILVGIRVRPEFHSLLFLLFLIVYWMVLLGNLSMIGIIVTDPRLNTPMYFFLGNLSIIDLSYSTVIVPKAMVNILSQKKTISFAGCVAQLFLYALFMVTEAFVLAAMAYDRFIAICNPLLYTVRMSRSLCIQLVAGSYLCGWVSSILQISVTFSMSFCASRVIDHFYCDSNPIEKISCSNVFMNKMVSLSLAILIILPTIVVIVVSYMYIVSTVLKIRSSEGRKKAFSTCSSHLGVVSLLYGTVSFVYLTPPSNPELRKVASVCYILFTPMLNPLIYSLRNKDVKDAMRKVVWKTKVLL; encoded by the coding sequence ATGGGTGACAAGGGAGGAGACAACCATTCAGAAGTGACTGACTTCATTCTTGTAGGCATCAGGGTCCGTCCAGAGTTCCACAGTctccttttcctacttttccTGATTGTTTATTGGATGGTCCTTCTGGGGAACCTTAGCATGATTGGCATCATTGTGACTGATCCCCGGCTGAACACACCAATGTATTTCTTCCTAGGCAATCTCTCCATCATTGACCTCTCCTACTCCACTGTTATTGTACCCAAAGCCATGGTCAACATCCTGTCTCAGAAAAAGACCATATCCTTTGCAGGTTGTGTGGCTCAGCTGTTTCTTTATGCACTTTTCATGGTAACAGAGGCCTTTGTCTTAGCAGCCATGGCTTATGACCGCTTCATTGCCATCTGCAACCCGCTTCTCTATACTGTCCGCATGTCAAGAAGTCTCTGTATCCAGCTGGTGGCTGGTTCTTATCTCTGTGGCTGGGTCAGTTCCATCCTTCAAATCAGTGTAACATTTTCAATGTCTTTCTGTGCCTCTCGAGTTATCGATCACTTCTACTGTGATTCAAACCCAATTGAGAAGATCTCCTGTTCCAATGTCTTTATGAATAAGATGGTGTCACTTAGTTTGGCTATTCTTATTATTTTGCCCACGATAGTTGTTATCGTAGTCTCTTACATGTATATTGTGTCCACAGTTTTAAAGATCCGCTccagtgaaggaaggaagaaagcctTCTCCACTTGCAGCTCTCACCTGGGGGTTGTAAGTTTGCTTTATGGGACTGTCTCCTTTGTGTATCTCACACCACCAAGTAACCCAGAACTTCGTAAAGTGGCTTCAGTATGTTACATTTTATTCACGCCTATGCTGAACCCTTTAATCTACTCTCTAAGAAATAAGGATGTTAAAGATGCCATGAGAAAAGTTGTATGGAAGACAAAAGTTTTACTCTAA